The following proteins come from a genomic window of Candidatus Palauibacter australiensis:
- a CDS encoding DUF2569 family protein: protein MGPAPNTETPIDGTTPVGVGGWLLVYLLGSIPFLLVHSAGLSGWFLDYALWLLGAIFLLLASPLALILLKSPRAPRWNVVALWVVALVITLRAAAVPFNLETDGAAQRRNPEEWVAAIAILAAIVVGSLAWATVWTAYFRRSLRVRNTFGSR from the coding sequence ATGGGACCAGCTCCAAACACGGAGACCCCGATCGACGGAACCACGCCGGTCGGCGTGGGAGGTTGGCTCCTGGTTTACTTGTTGGGTTCCATCCCGTTCCTGCTCGTCCATTCGGCGGGCCTGTCGGGATGGTTTCTTGACTATGCCCTCTGGCTGCTGGGCGCGATCTTCCTTCTCCTCGCGTCCCCGCTCGCCCTCATCCTCCTGAAGTCGCCGCGAGCCCCGAGGTGGAACGTCGTCGCGCTGTGGGTCGTCGCCCTCGTGATCACGCTGCGCGCGGCCGCCGTCCCCTTCAATCTCGAGACCGACGGGGCGGCGCAGAGGAGAAACCCCGAGGAATGGGTGGCCGCAATCGCGATCCTCGCGGCCATCGTGGTGGGGTCGCTGGCGTGGGCGACAGTCTGGACGGCCTACTTCCGGCGATCGCTCCGCGTGCGGAACACCTTCGGTTCGCGGTGA